A stretch of Clostridium formicaceticum DNA encodes these proteins:
- a CDS encoding N-acetylmuramoyl-L-alanine amidase, with translation MKKIFSIVLLFIILFTSFTYANPTNNLARMVMDGKTMDFHIVQLNIEGKPATTDVPAVLHEARTLVPIHTVRSMGIDVEWKDATKEVIITAGDKTIVLKIDSPIAMVNDVAKRLPSDVPPKILTYQGSGRTMVPIAFLRELGLEVAWNEKTRTVSVEGKQVVYKTMKGIQVNTIGNTTEIRVKGDQQLTYSTSELSNPARVVFNFSDTKFDLDNKSRLLPNGTLQLEVNQQGIRSVRAAQFSLEPMTTRVTVELESMVKPEVFYDNNTNETVIQFVAAEVSKNYVKDVKADISQGGEVIIIQGDNIAKHNIERLHKPERLIIDIASSSLDPSKNLRNLQVNSNLIRSIDIVEMASNETVRLVVDLQEKDRYGDYKAVVESDRLLVYLDSVEGNSSTEVLQYREVSKDLTRLELKTASLTQYAFSVRDYGATLQVVVSKEDVELPIKTMEMNDAFVQKISISEDTTSREYIIVINLQENTQYRVISPNYTRDYIIEFLAKNNNRPEPSKDPLIVIDAGHGGTDPGAISPINGLMEKNLVLDVAQRLNKLLTEAGFRTYMTRETDTSVSLADRAAVANQLGADLFVSVHANAAGSASARGIENLYYPSEINANDDRPNKKLAEIFQREMIKITGAHSRSIVPRDRLVVLRDTKMPAVLSEIGFLTNPEEVAKLATSDYKQLIAEGMFQGIVKYFEEVK, from the coding sequence ATGAAAAAAATCTTTTCGATTGTATTGCTGTTTATCATTCTCTTCACTTCATTTACCTATGCCAATCCTACGAATAACCTTGCTAGAATGGTCATGGATGGGAAAACAATGGACTTTCATATTGTACAACTAAACATTGAAGGTAAACCTGCTACAACCGATGTACCAGCTGTTTTGCATGAAGCCAGGACGCTGGTTCCGATACATACTGTAAGGAGCATGGGCATAGATGTTGAGTGGAAGGATGCTACAAAGGAGGTAATCATCACAGCAGGAGATAAGACAATCGTATTAAAAATCGATAGTCCTATTGCTATGGTGAATGACGTAGCAAAGCGTTTACCTAGTGATGTGCCGCCGAAGATTCTTACCTATCAAGGCAGCGGTAGAACCATGGTTCCAATTGCTTTCCTTAGAGAATTGGGTTTAGAAGTAGCGTGGAATGAGAAAACAAGAACCGTATCTGTAGAAGGAAAACAGGTGGTGTACAAAACCATGAAGGGTATTCAAGTAAATACCATTGGTAACACTACTGAAATTCGTGTTAAAGGGGATCAACAGCTGACTTATAGCACATCTGAACTAAGCAATCCTGCAAGAGTGGTATTTAATTTTTCTGACACAAAGTTCGATTTAGACAATAAAAGCAGATTATTACCCAATGGTACACTACAATTAGAAGTAAATCAACAGGGAATTAGAAGTGTTAGAGCCGCACAATTTTCATTGGAACCTATGACAACGCGGGTGACTGTGGAATTAGAAAGTATGGTAAAACCTGAAGTATTTTATGATAATAACACTAATGAGACAGTTATTCAATTTGTAGCCGCAGAAGTTAGTAAAAATTATGTGAAGGATGTTAAGGCGGATATTTCTCAGGGTGGAGAAGTAATTATTATTCAAGGAGATAATATCGCTAAGCATAATATTGAAAGACTGCATAAACCAGAACGCCTTATAATAGATATAGCATCCTCTTCATTAGATCCTTCAAAAAATTTAAGAAATCTACAAGTAAACAGTAATCTGATTCGATCTATTGATATTGTTGAAATGGCTTCTAATGAGACTGTTAGATTGGTGGTGGATCTACAAGAAAAAGATCGCTATGGGGATTATAAAGCAGTAGTAGAAAGTGATAGGTTGCTTGTATATCTAGACAGTGTAGAAGGTAATTCTTCTACAGAAGTTTTACAATATAGAGAAGTCAGCAAAGACCTTACAAGGTTAGAATTAAAAACAGCTTCACTTACCCAATATGCTTTCAGTGTGAGGGATTATGGGGCAACTTTGCAAGTTGTTGTCTCTAAGGAAGATGTGGAGCTACCGATTAAAACGATGGAAATGAATGATGCTTTCGTGCAGAAAATTTCTATAAGTGAGGATACGACATCGAGAGAATATATTATTGTTATTAATTTGCAGGAAAATACACAATATAGGGTAATCTCACCAAATTATACGCGAGATTATATTATAGAATTTTTAGCCAAAAATAATAACCGTCCGGAGCCTTCAAAAGATCCTTTGATTGTGATCGATGCAGGGCATGGGGGTACAGATCCTGGAGCCATATCTCCAATTAATGGGCTGATGGAAAAAAACCTAGTGCTAGATGTAGCACAGCGTTTGAATAAGCTGTTGACAGAAGCTGGATTTAGAACCTATATGACAAGAGAAACAGATACTTCTGTGTCCTTAGCGGATCGTGCTGCGGTTGCAAATCAGTTGGGAGCAGATTTGTTTGTGAGTGTCCATGCTAATGCTGCCGGTTCTGCAAGCGCTCGAGGTATTGAAAATCTTTATTATCCAAGTGAAATCAATGCCAATGATGATCGACCGAATAAAAAATTAGCAGAAATTTTTCAAAGAGAAATGATAAAAATAACGGGAGCTCATAGTAGAAGTATTGTTCCAAGAGATAGACTGGTGGTTTTAAGAGATACGAAAATGCCGGCAGTGTTAAGTGAAATAGGATTTTTAACGAATCCTGAGGAAGTAGCAAAACTAGCTACTTCAGACTACAAGCAGTTGATAGCAGAAGGAATGTTTCAAGGAATTGTTAAGTATTTTGAAGAAGTAAAATAG
- a CDS encoding DUF2179 domain-containing protein, translating to MEGILGYLFIYFAKVSDVTLATIRMIMVVKGRRIQAALIGFVEITIYIMAIGKVLTELDNPVNVIAYALGFATGNYMGIFVEEKMALGSIIVQVISLGNSMHLVEKLREEGFGVTVVEGYGREGMQHLLNIMMQRKNLSKLYRIVDEHDRKAFVTITDARAIRGGYFTRFKRR from the coding sequence ATGGAGGGAATTTTGGGTTATCTGTTTATTTATTTTGCTAAGGTCTCTGATGTTACATTGGCAACGATACGTATGATTATGGTAGTAAAGGGAAGGCGGATTCAGGCAGCACTTATAGGTTTTGTAGAAATTACTATTTATATCATGGCCATAGGAAAAGTATTGACAGAACTAGATAATCCTGTTAATGTTATTGCCTATGCTCTAGGCTTTGCTACAGGTAACTATATGGGAATCTTTGTAGAGGAAAAAATGGCGTTAGGAAGCATCATTGTACAGGTGATTTCTTTAGGAAACTCTATGCACTTAGTGGAAAAGTTAAGGGAAGAAGGCTTTGGGGTTACAGTGGTTGAAGGTTATGGGAGAGAGGGAATGCAGCATCTGTTGAACATAATGATGCAAAGAAAAAATTTGTCCAAGCTATATAGAATCGTAGACGAGCATGATAGAAAGGCTTTTGTTACCATTACAGATGCCAGAGCAATACGTGGAGGATATTTTACGCGTTTTAAAAGAAGGTAA
- a CDS encoding GerMN domain-containing protein has translation MKVYKLLVVSIILCFMMGLIGCENPIANLIQERKDIEASYVSYLVDQEGFVDFENEGLRQTVLYYRDEKGLIVPVMRRIPWDEGIAQAAINQLIDRPVLREELAVIGLQPVLPTGTEVVGMTIQDGLCTVDFNKNILSYQNEADEKAMIQSIVYTLTEFESIHQVQIMVEGSIVKKLTYGTNTAEPLAREYINLADTLSEESIPVVVYYKGTVNGEESFFVPVTKGISALKADIKSALTALLEGAPENSGLYSEIPFGTSVNDVYVKDGVAYIDFSEEIKRMPENVRHQQSLIYELGLTLREIEPTIAQVRILSNGTEIQLSSDVSLNLPYFSNEF, from the coding sequence ATGAAAGTTTATAAACTATTGGTTGTTAGTATAATACTATGTTTTATGATGGGGTTAATAGGCTGTGAAAATCCAATCGCTAACTTAATACAGGAAAGAAAAGACATTGAAGCCTCTTATGTAAGTTATTTGGTGGACCAGGAAGGTTTTGTAGACTTTGAAAATGAGGGTTTGAGGCAAACTGTGCTCTACTATAGGGATGAAAAAGGATTAATTGTTCCTGTAATGAGAAGAATACCTTGGGATGAAGGAATTGCTCAGGCTGCAATTAATCAGCTAATAGACCGGCCGGTATTAAGAGAGGAGTTAGCCGTGATTGGCTTACAACCGGTATTGCCTACAGGCACAGAAGTGGTTGGAATGACGATCCAGGATGGATTATGTACAGTAGATTTTAACAAAAATATTTTATCCTATCAGAATGAAGCAGATGAAAAAGCCATGATTCAGTCTATTGTATATACTTTAACAGAGTTTGAAAGTATTCACCAAGTGCAGATTATGGTGGAAGGATCTATCGTAAAAAAACTTACATACGGTACAAATACTGCAGAACCTTTAGCAAGGGAATATATTAATCTAGCAGATACCTTGTCTGAAGAGAGTATTCCAGTTGTGGTGTATTATAAGGGAACTGTCAATGGGGAAGAATCCTTTTTTGTTCCTGTAACAAAGGGGATTAGTGCCCTAAAGGCAGATATTAAATCGGCACTAACAGCATTATTGGAAGGGGCTCCAGAAAACAGTGGATTATATAGTGAAATTCCCTTTGGTACTTCCGTCAATGATGTATATGTGAAAGATGGGGTAGCCTATATAGATTTTTCAGAAGAAATTAAAAGAATGCCGGAGAATGTAAGACATCAGCAGTCATTAATCTATGAATTGGGGTTAACCCTTAGGGAAATAGAGCCTACGATCGCGCAGGTAAGAATATTATCTAATGGCACAGAGATACAGTTAAGTAGTGATGTAAGCTTGAATCTACCGTACTTTTCAAATGAATTTTAA
- the rph gene encoding ribonuclease PH, protein MNRIDGRSYDELRPVKFTKNYTKQAQGSVLVEMGETKVICTAMIEDKVPPFLKNTGKGWITAEYSMLPSSTQTRKIRESSRGKIEGRTQEIQRLIGRALRAVVDLDRIGERTIWIDCDVIQADGGTRTASITGAFVALMEAVNLLVEKGMLQEFPIKNFVSAISVGIVEDKPLLDLCYEEDSKAKVDMNIVMTDSGEFIEVQGTGEEASFSKKDLMELLALAEKGNAELLALQKSVLGEVAVKAKKIIDATTEENNER, encoded by the coding sequence TTGAATAGAATAGATGGAAGAAGCTATGATGAATTAAGGCCTGTAAAGTTTACAAAGAACTATACAAAACAGGCACAAGGCTCTGTATTGGTGGAGATGGGAGAAACAAAGGTAATATGTACGGCTATGATAGAAGATAAAGTACCGCCTTTTTTAAAAAATACAGGAAAAGGGTGGATCACTGCGGAATATTCTATGCTCCCTAGTTCTACCCAAACCCGGAAGATAAGGGAATCCTCTAGAGGTAAAATCGAAGGAAGAACCCAGGAAATTCAAAGGCTAATAGGGAGGGCTCTTCGGGCAGTAGTAGACCTAGATCGTATAGGGGAAAGAACGATATGGATAGACTGTGATGTAATCCAAGCGGATGGCGGGACTAGAACAGCTTCCATTACAGGAGCTTTTGTAGCGCTAATGGAGGCTGTTAATTTATTGGTAGAAAAAGGAATGCTCCAAGAATTTCCTATAAAAAACTTTGTTTCAGCTATTAGTGTCGGCATTGTAGAAGACAAGCCTTTGCTAGATCTTTGTTATGAAGAAGATTCAAAAGCAAAGGTTGATATGAATATTGTTATGACAGACAGTGGAGAATTCATTGAAGTACAGGGCACAGGTGAGGAAGCCTCTTTTTCTAAAAAGGATTTAATGGAGTTGTTAGCTTTAGCGGAAAAAGGAAATGCTGAGCTTTTAGCTTTGCAAAAATCTGTATTGGGAGAAGTAGCCGTCAAAGCAAAAAAAATTATCGATGCAACAACGGAGGAAAATAATGAAAGATAA
- a CDS encoding XTP/dITP diphosphatase: MKDNIAVIATGNPHKLQEIGDILKNFSLEIRSMRDVHLEDLEIVEDGTSFEENALIKAKTVMEKTGHMTIADDSGLEVEYLDCQPGVYSSRFAGEKATDEENNEKLLKLLEDVPLAKRRARFVCVIAVAMPNGEHFTVRGELYGVIGFELKGKEGFGYDPLFMPREYNGLSLAEIGSQEKNKISHRAKALEQMQKVLSKRLGSE; the protein is encoded by the coding sequence ATGAAAGATAATATTGCTGTTATTGCTACTGGTAACCCTCATAAACTTCAAGAAATAGGGGATATTTTAAAAAATTTTAGCTTAGAAATAAGGTCTATGAGGGATGTTCATTTGGAGGACCTAGAAATTGTAGAAGACGGAACTAGCTTTGAAGAAAATGCTTTAATTAAAGCGAAAACTGTTATGGAAAAGACCGGACACATGACGATAGCTGATGACTCTGGTTTAGAGGTAGAGTATTTAGATTGTCAACCGGGAGTTTATTCTTCAAGGTTTGCTGGAGAAAAGGCTACAGATGAGGAAAATAATGAAAAATTACTTAAGTTATTAGAAGATGTTCCCCTTGCAAAGCGTCGTGCTAGGTTTGTATGTGTGATAGCTGTTGCTATGCCTAATGGGGAACACTTTACCGTCAGAGGGGAGCTTTATGGCGTGATTGGCTTCGAACTTAAGGGTAAAGAAGGATTTGGCTATGATCCTCTATTTATGCCTAGAGAATACAACGGTCTAAGTTTGGCAGAGATAGGATCTCAAGAAAAAAATAAGATTAGTCACCGTGCTAAGGCGCTAGAACAAATGCAAAAGGTCCTTAGTAAAAGATTAGGGAGTGAATAG